The window CGGGTAAAATaatctaaacttttttttttttcatgaaatATGATTTTATACTTTACAATTCCAATATTATGTAACAATATAAATATTAGAGTGTTTCGAAGAATATTTTTCATAGACTATGTTTGACATGAATTACTTATGACATGAATTACTTATGGATCATAATATATATGTTGACATACAATAAAAGTATATTATATTTTGATGTGAAAGTATTTTTCTATTGTTTATTTATGTGAAAGTATGTTTCTATGATATTACACATTCTATATATTATTATATCATAAATCATGTTATACttgatttttttgttgttttactTAGCTGATATACGATTTTGCAAacatttgagtttaattttttataaataatataatttgaaTAAATATCTACATTTTACTTGGATGATATAGTATTTTTGGATTAAATTCCGTAGAATATTCTGATATAATAAGTCTATATGTATAATATTCTGTTTGGAATATTACTTTGTAATTAAatgaaatatgatttttggatttttctgggGTTACTAACATCTATGACTGATGTAATGAATTAGATGATGAatctgatgaagaaatctatgtaaAAAAGAGAACCGGTGATAGAAAATATGTTGAAGGAGTGACAAAGATTAAAGAAGCAAAAAGGAAGAAGAATAATAGGGACAATCGTGCAGCAGTAAAGAAACAAAAAACCGTGAAAGAGCAAAAGACTGTGAAAGATATATTGAAGGAGTTGCCTTCAATAAACACTAGATCAACACCTGGATTGATGACAGATGATGTAAGTTCTTTGACATCAGAACAAAAAGATTGGGTGAAACGGATGGGATTTAAAGCCTTTTTGAAGATCAACATTAAGAGTATTCCCTTGAAACTTTGCCATTTTGTGCTTAAGCATTATGATGAAGGCACAAACAGTATTCTGATTAAAGGAAAAAGAATAAAGATCACAAAGGAAAAAATTCATAAAGTGTTTGGTTTACCCAAAAGTGGAAAAAGCTTATTTGATTTGCACAAGGTTAGTGAAGATCATCAAGTGTTTAATGGATGGATGAAGGAACTTGAAGGTGGAAAGGCAAATGCAACAAACTACAAGAAGATTATTCAAAAATCCGAACAAGTGGATATGAATTTCAAGCTGGGTTTCATAGCTTTATTCGTTAATACGTTTGCAGAATCCATTCCTATGGGGACAAACAACTTAGTTCCAGTTAGAGCACTTGTTGAAGTAGATGACATTTCTAAAATCGATTGGTGTGCATATTTGTTGTACTGTGTGAAAAATTCAAAAGGAAGATGGCATCCAGACAACCCCAAGTGTTATTATATAGGCCCGATGTTGTTGCTATTGGTATGTTTTTTCAtatacttatttttttttcttaaaaatgggTATCTAATATGATGTTGAAATAATGCAGCTAATTTACTGTGATGAAATTGAATGCAAGCTCCAAAAAATAGAACGTAAAACACCATTAGTTACGATGTGGACAGCAGATAAGTTGAAGGAAAGACAATCTTTTGAGATTGAAGCTGGTGGATTTGGGGTTGGGAATCTAATTGAAGAAAGTTCAAATTTAGAACTTGAGAAGAATGAAAATCAGGTGAATGAGAATCAGGACATGCGTATTGAGGTATATTTTAAAtagaatatattattaaattatgttttagaatatattttaattatatccTAACTTAATATAAGAAAAATATTCTAATGTCTTTTTTTCCCAGGAATATGAAGAAAAGTATGAAGAAATTTTCAACAATGTCTCAACTGAAAAGAATGATATGGAAGATATTATTTTTCATTGTCTATCGAAGTTCCCTGAAGACAATAAAACGAAGGAGATGATAAGAAAGTTTAGAGACATATTTTCAACTGCACTTTTTTCTAGTCGAGAGAAATCAGAAACTATTAAGGAGAGAACTGAAGTCAAATCAGATAGAGATGAAGagcttaataaaacaaacatttcTGATTCTGATGATGATAAAGATGAAGGAATGAATACAAAGTTGGTTGCATTTTTAGCTGTTAAACCATTACAACAGAAGTTTCCAGATAATGAAGAAACACAAGAAGAAGATCAAGATATGAATGTTGATGACCGAACAAATTTGGGTTTTGAGAATAATATTGGCGAGGAAACGATTAGACATCCGCATAATCCAAAAAGACAAATAGAATTTGAAGGCATAAATGTTGATGACAAAATAAATTTGGCTTCAGAGGTGAATAATATAGACGAGACTATTGAAAAAAAGAATTTAGAAGACAATGTTGAGAGCAAAAATCTTGTTAAAGGTGGTGAAATTATTGGTGGGGAGAATATTGGGGAGGGGAATATTGTAGAGAAGGTTGTTGGAGACAACATATATGAGAGCTCAATTGTTACACCAAAACACAATCCAAAAGGTATATCTATTGATTTTTCCCCTTGGTCTGATTCATTCATAGAAAAAATGGATGAGGATTTGCTTAGAATATTCTCAAACAGAAATCCAGATTCAAATACAATTCAAAATCCAGTTGTCAGATCTACTGTTCCAAAAAAGCTAACATTTGAAAATTCAGAATTTCCCTCCTTTGATCTTCAAATAACCCAACTAATAAACAATGCAGAAACTGGTGATAATTCTGAGGGTAGTGATGAAGATGGAGAATTAGAAGGGAATGAAGAGCATATTTTAGATGAGAAAGGGAAAAAGGATCAGAATGTGAATGCAAGAGGGAAAAGGAAGGTGACTAATCCAGATATTTTTAGATCACCTTTTGTGAATAGGGTAATTGACTTAAGTGAAAAAGTCAGTACTGAGCAAGAGATAATGGCGCAAATCATGTTTAGATGCGTTGCAGACAAAGATCCAATGTAAGTAAATTCATAATTGTGTAATATtcctattagaatattttaactaCAATTCAATATTTTTGTTTTGAAGGGAAATGCTGTTTGAAACTGAGTCTGGAGACATAATGGATAGGGTGCATTTTGAGGGTATGCGTCCAAATCATAAGATACATCCTTTCGTTATTGATTGTTGGGCTGCTGTTCTTAATTTTGAAGAAGAAAACCTGAGAAACAAAAAATCACCACCACGTGTCTTCTTCAACACTCAAATTATGGtacttaatttttaaaatttattttctatattctaattataatttaaaacaATGTATTATAATATTTCTATTCTTCTATATGTACAGACAGAAAAATTACTGGATTCTTCAATACCTTTTGTTGAAAGATCCCGACTTTTTGATGAGGCTGTAAACAATTACTTATATGACATCAAAAGAAAAGTGGATTTCAATTCTATTAATCTGGTATGTATTTTTGATTACAATATAACATAttcatattaaaatttataaaaattcatTTGTATTTATGTTTGAACTACAGGTGTTTTTTCCAATACACAACCGTGGTCATTTTTATTGTATTCTTTTCAACCTTACAAATCCAGAACATATAATCATTGACAGCATAAGATACACCAAAAAAGTAGAAGATGTCTATGGAGAGATTCCTAAACTTGTGGTAAATGTTTCTTCCATAAATctaaaaactttattttaatcATAATTGTTTACTTTAAAAAACCACTCTGTATTAGTAAATAAATTCTGATtagaatataaaatataatatttatattcttaTAAGATTTATTTACTTAATATAGTtatcattttagaaaaataatgGTATTTTATTAATATGCATTGCAGCAAATGTACTTTTCAAAGTTTTTGGACAACAATCGGCGGGATAAGGTTTCTTTGTTTAAATCTATGAAGccaaagaaaatgaaaatggCATGGCAAACAAAAACTAAGACAAATGATGATGGTATATTTTTGATGAGGCATATGGAAAAATACATGGGTGAGAAAGAAGAAAAATGGGATGTGGAACTGGGAGAAGAAAGTGTTAGGACATCTAAAAAAATTGCAAAGTTGCGTACATTTTATGTTTCTAAGCTAGCAAACCATCAAATCAACAAGAAGAGAAAATTGAATGTTACAGAAGCATTGGAATTTTCAAAACTTGATAAGAAAACTAGGTGTATGTTGGTGAAAGAAGGCAGTGAAGCAAGAGACAATTTGGAAATGaagaaagtttgaagaatttttataTTGGCTTATTACATACAtacattttattttctattttgttttttttaaaaggcTTATGTTTGAGGATATACTTAAACCATTGATATTTTGCTAAATGATATGCTTAAACCAGTTAGTTGGTATCTTGATAAAATATTTACTGCTTAATAGTAAATGATATATTGCGTTTAAACTTTTTGTTTGATGATGCATATTTATTTGATTaaaaaattgtttggtaaaatgaTAAATGattaaaacacataatgttaGTATTGTATTAAgcttattttaatttgttttatgtGAATTATCCTGATTATTCTGGTTTCATTAAAATACTTAATAATAAATCGTTTTAATAtaatatgtaattttgttttacaatattttaataaaaataataaatgaaattagatttagtatcatgttacaataataaaaaattacgataataaaaattttagtataatttataaaaaaaaaatacattgtcTCTATTAGTATAAGTAAAATTTTAgaataaatgaaaatatttattttagaaTATTTGTAATTAAGTAATTTTATTTtacaattaaaataatatttgaatcaaactgtaagtttttaaattaaaaggGACTAAAAATACTAGGACGTATTTGAACCAAACTGAaagtttttaaattaaaaggGACTAAAAATACTAGGACTTATTTTCCAGGGACGAAAAAGGGACAAACGTGATAACTTTGAGATTTGATACTTATGCACGATGGAAGAACATTAAAATGAAAAAACTCAATTTCTTCATCTGTGTTCTCAAAAACCGTCTTCCAAAACTTCTTATCATTTTCGGTTTTAAACACTCCatcaaaaccctaacttcttgtGCTCTTGAACTCGTCATCTTCGATTTCTCCCTGTATCAATTTCAATTTTCGATGTTGTGACTCCGATTTTCACTTGATAACATcgataaaaccctaaaacttaatTTCATTCTTATCGAGTATTTCTTATCAACGAAAATGGCTACATCAACGCGTGCTTCAGAATTAACCAAAACTTCTCAAGAAATTCCAGGTATATCTTTATATCCTTGAGTTCGTTTGAAAACGACGATATATCTTTGAGAATTAGGGCATCGGGCTCTTGTTTCTTAGTGAATATGGGCGTTTTTGTGTCGTTTGAGTAtgtatttataacaaaatatgcCCCTACTTATATTACATTTAATACATTCTGATGTGGGATTCTTTGGATTAATGATAAATAAAGCTTTAGCCTTTCATCTATTTGCAGGGGCATTCAATTTTGATTTCAACCAAACACATTTATTTATTACTTTTGAGATTTTGTGTGTATGTCCTGTAATAATTCAGAACTTGATCTTAATTAGTATAGAACTcatcaaataaacaaaaacaaaattgtgTAATTAACAATCACGTTATTATATGTGTTTTCTGCATTTTCTGATAAAATAGAGAGTTATCATTCCACTTTTGACATCTTACTATGTGATTCAACTTCTAACTGTTCTTTTACACAAAACTTTAATCATTATATAAACTTTATGCATGGTTAAGTCAAGCATCACTAGGGTAAGTGGATGGAAAAAAATACTATGTATAGGTACATATTCATAAATTTGCTTCTGTTTTTAATGTGTATGTATGTAACTGTGTTTATAGAAAAATCGAGTAATTTTAATCTCATAAAGAAATAGTGCAGGGGCATATTGGTCAATTTGCTTTAAATTTATTATGTGTATCTTTATATGTTGTTTTCTTTGTGTGTATGTATTATGATGAGTTATAatataattttgaaataaatgtaAGTGTTTTTCTATTACATATTACATTTAAATTCTATTTAACATTAATTATTTTCATGCAGATAATATTATAACAAGAATgacaaaatcaaaaataaaaatgatgacaCTGGGTAGATGTAGTGAGGTTGAAACTTCAACAGGCAAACAGTTGGCTCAAAAAAGAAAATCATCAAAGTCGATCAATCAATTAACAACTACATCATCAAAAGCCAAAGAAAAAAAAGGTATATCATCAATTATTCTAttctaaataaaaatatttacctCATTTATTTCTGTTATTCTAtgtattataataaaatattctaTATTCTATTATTGTTTTTCTATATTCTATTAATTTTTtctaatataatatttttaattgttAATCTAATTTGTTTCTGTTATTCTATATACTTTAATAAACTATTCTATgtattataataaaatataaaagaataaatgatatattgtgtattcaatattttctaataaaatatttatctcATTTGTTTATGTTATTCTATGTATTACAAATAAAATATTCTATATTCTATTAATGTTTTTCTATGTTCTATTAAtcttattctagtagaatatttttAAATGTTACTCTAGATATTTGGATATGATAAATCAATTATTATTTCCTAATTTGATTATGAAAATGACAATAAACAGCAAGAAGGTTGTATATGGATAAAACCCATGAAAAAACTTCAATAGCCGAACGACTAATTGAAAGAAGAAAATCATTGAAGCTTATTGATGAATCAGCCACTACAACACCAAAAGCCAAAGAAAAAAAAGGTATATCATCAATTATTGTATTTGTACTATAATATCTTGTGTATTAATGTTATTCTAATAGCAagaatgtcatatatatatatataaaattcatatttgttattattgATTATGCATTTACAATTAGAGTTAGCATAAGCATTTTACATCATTATGATTTTATACTTTACAATTCaagtttaaatttttataaataatatattttgaataaatatctaCATTTTACTTAGATGATATAGTATTTTTGGATTAAATTTCATAGAATATTCTGATATAATAAGTACATATGTATAATATTCTGTTTGGAATATTACTTTGTAGTGACAAAGATTAAAGAAGGAAAACGGAAGACGAATAGTGGGGACAATCGTGCAGCAATAAAGAAACAAAAAACCGTGAAAGATCAAAAGACTGTGAAAGATATATTGAAGGAGTTGCCTTCAATAAACACTAGATCAACACCTGGATTGATGACAGATGCTGTAAGTTCTTTGACATCAGAACAAAAAGATTGGGTGAAACGGATGGGATTTAAAGCCTTTTTGAAGATCAACATTAAGAGTATTCCCTTAAAACTTTGCCATTTTGTGCTTAAGCATTACGATGAAGGCACAAACAGTATTCTGATTAAAGGAAAAAGAATAAAGATCACAAAGGAAAAAATTCATAAAGTGTTTGGTTTACCCAAAACTGGAAAAAGCTTATTTGATTTGGACAAGGTTAGTGAAGATCATCAAGTGTTTGATGGATGGATGAAGGAACTTGACGATGGAAAGGCAAATGCAACAAATTACAAGAAGATTATTCCAAAATCCGAACAAGTGGATATGAATTTCAAACTGGGTTTCATAGCTTTATTCATTAATACGTTTGCAGAATCCATTCCTATGGGGACAAACAACTTAGTTCCAGTTAGAGCACTTGTTGAAGTAGATGACATTTCTAAAATCGATTGGTGTGCATATTTGTTGTACTGTGTGAAAAATTCAAAAGGGAGATGGCATCCAGACGACCCCAAGTGTTATTATAAAGGCCCGATGTTGTTGCTATTGGTATGTTTTTTCAtatacttattttttttcttaaaaatgggTATCTAATATGATGTTGAAATAATGCAGCTAATTTACTGTGATGAAATTGAATGCAAGCTCCAAAAAATAGAACGTAAAACACCATTAGTTACGATGTGGACAGCAGATAAGTTGAAGGAAAGACAATCTTTTGAGATTGAAGCTGGTGGATTTGGGGTTGGGAATCTAATTGAACAAAGTTCAAACTTAGAACTTGAGAAGAATGAAAATCAGGACACACGTATTGAGGTAtattctaagtataatatattattaaattatgttttagaatatatttttattatatcgtAACTTATTATAAGAAAAATATTCTAATGTCTTTTTATATTAGGTTAaagtatgattttataaaaatctgtATATTCTTATATTACATGCTTATGGTTCATAGTAAATATTCTAGATATTCTGAGATGATAAAATATTACATGctcataattatattattttattatttttcaggaATATAAAGATAACTTTGATAAGATGTTCAATAAAGTTTCATCAATAAAGGAGGACATGTATGGAATTGTTTTTGATTGTATATCAAAGTTCCGAGATGTCGATATAACAAATGAATTGAAAGAGAAGTTCATTAAGTTATTTTCAGATCCTATTTTTTCAAGTGCAGATAATCAAAacaatgaaaacaaaaaaaagggaTCACATGAAAGGGTTGAATCTCAAAATGGTGATGAAAGGCTTGAATCTCAAAATGGTGACATAGGGGAGAATTATATAAGTTCTTACAAATCACCATATATGGATAAAGCTGTGAATTTATTTGATAGAATCGATTTGCAGAATGTTCTTTTGATTCAGGTTTTAATAAGATGTGCACAGGAGAAAAATAAAATGTAAGTCACTAACTCTTGGTATAATACATGTGTATATTTATTCtaatgttgatgacatatttttTGTTCATGTTTAAAATTAAGGGAGGTACTTTTTGAAACAAATACGGGAGAGATTATGCATAGACAGGATTTTGAGAGCATGAGGCCTGAACATGTTATACATCATCGTGTGATTGATTCTTGGGCTGCTGTTCTAAATTACGAGGAACAAAAATCAAAAAGTAAACCATACCGCCTGTTCTTCAATACCAAAATTATGGTAAATTCTTTTACAATTGGAACTTCTATATTTTAGTTGTAAATTGTAACAAGATATTCTAATTTTTCTGTTTTTCTATGTTTACAGAGTTCTGAGTTGTTAGATGAAACTAAATCTTTTGACGAGCGTTTTTTAAATTTTGAGACTCGTGTTGATAAGTTTCTATCTAATCTCAAGGCAAATGTAGATTTCAATGATCTTAAACTCGTaagaatattttattaattaaaatattacatTATTAAAAGATATGAATTATGTTAACTTTTTGATGAATTTGTTGGAATTGCAGGtggttttcccaatacataacgGTGATCAGATGTATGCTGTTGTTTTCAACCTAACATATCCACAAGTTCATATTATAGACAGCATACAAACAAAATCGTTAGAAAAAACTTATGGAATGACAccaacatcattagtaagttttcATTTACTTTTATTAATTGTATTAAATTtacaatataatatatttaataatgtAATTTTGTTAATATACATTGCAGAAATTGTACTTTATACGATATTTGGAGAAAACTACATTTATCATCAATAATATCGAAGGTTTGCGATCAACAACAGTGAAGATGATGAAAATTGACTGGAACACAAAGGAGTTGACAACAGAGAATGGAGCACTTTTAATGAGACATATGGAAAAATATTGTGGAGAAAAGCAAGGAAAGTGGAATGTGGAAATGGAAAAAGGCAGTGATGTGCAAGCTGTTCAATTTGTAAAATTACGTGCCTTATATGCTGTTAAGATTGCTACACATGAAATCAACAACCACAAGGAAATAGTTATCAAAGAGGCAatcgaatttggaaaatttgatcATGCGACTAGAAAAAAGATGTTAGAGGAAGGTATCCAAAGGATGGATGAATTGGAAATGGGTAATAGAATTTGATAGAAGTTTGgaattttataaatgtagttatgGTGACTTAACAACAATTCCTTTTCTAATATCTGTATTATTTTGAACAAATTAGACAAAAAAATGATGCCTATTATTATGTAAGAAACTTGATATGGTTTATTAGGTGATTAATGCTTAATGTATAGTAGGTATTATGATCACTTCTTAATGACCATggtagaatattctaatagaataatgtaTAATGTCATcagtattctattagaataatatTAGATGTTGCATATACCTATATAACATTCTTACATGCATAATCTTGTATTATAATATTTTGATAACAAAGCATTATACTGCAATCATTCGTATATACTTCAAAAAATTAAAGATTGAaaatattagaagaatcaatatgttCTCAAATGTATAACACATCATCACAGCCCAAATGTCTCATACATCATCACAAACCAAAACAACAGAAAAATATCCAAACTAAAAAAGTCAAACTTTTATCTATATGGTATTATTGAACTTTATTAAAATACGAAAAAAATCGAAATATATTTCTAGACACAACTATGCACTTTGTACCTTGGATTTATTCAACAATGTCAAACATTTCCTTGAATTATGCCCTTTAACCCCACATGTTTTGCATGATCTTGATTGCTTGTTACCTTGAATAGTAGCCTTCTCCAAAGCACTTTTTAAACGTTTTCCTGTACCAGAACCTTTATTCTTCACCATAGGTGGATTTTCAACATCAACAACTTCAGGATTCGTAGTAGCTCCGTAAAGTTTATCAATATGATCTTCTTTTGTAACCGGTACTTTGTCTGAACCTTGTTCACCAATATCAGTCATAAAAACTTCAAGCTTCTGCATGAACTCTTCTAACTTCTTGTCATCATTACTTAATGAAGACAGGCATTGATCAAGCATGGAAAAAGCTTTGTATGTAACCTTCTCAACATTTCCAGACGAATCACTATATCTAAACGTCCTTTTCAAAACTGTGGTGGGGATAATATCTCTTCTCCATCTCTTAAGAATATATCTTGACGGAATCTCTTGTATGTCATAAATCTTTAGAATACAGAAGATGTGTCTACAAAAAATTCCAAACCGCTCAAAAAGCATGCATGAACATTTCACCGTTAGATCTTCTCTGTTGAATTCAACCTGTTTCAAAAAAGTATTAGCATAATAAGCATattcaaaaaagaaaaattagaataTTTTTTCAGAATTATTAGAATATTAAGTATATTCTAAAATGTCAACATTACCTCAAAATCACCTTCACTTGTGTTAAAATTCCATTCAGAATCGATGtcaactttttcttttttctcaACTACTACCTTCTTCTTTGATATATTTGTCCTTTTATGTTTGACAATGCATATGTCAGAAACAACGCCTGATGTAACACTCTTCTGTGAACAAGAAACAAGTGAATGAAGAATCTCCCTCTGCACCATGAGAAAAATAGTCCTGGTGTATACCATAGATGCATGTTTCTCCATATCTTCAAGAGGTGTTTTGATGATTGGAATTATAGTAGATGTatcaaaatcaaatttgatcTGATTATTCCTTTGCCTTTCCATAACAGACTCAAAAGCATTCATAAAATTGTTTAACGTATAACCATGATGCGATACCCTATTGAATGCTGAATTCTCACTTTCTGACCGAGAAGTTGTTCTCATTAGACCTGACATCGGTACATCTTTAAAATAGGCTGGAATCCAACTGCTTCTCAAATCAAACATATCTTTCATCCATTTATTGTCTTGCAACTTATATTTTACCATTAATGCATCCCATCTCATTTCAAAATCATTGACAGCAATTTTGGAGTCCCATACTATACTATTGAAGTCCGCCTTAAAATCTGATTCATTCATTGTTTCCCAGCTTACCTTCAAAAACAATTCATatattattctgttagaatataatATAGTATAAAAAGGCATTTCATTTAATCTATTATCCTAATTACAAAAAATATTCCATTTAATATTCTGATaagaatataacaataatgttagtACCTTCAATGGAAGTTTACTTGTGATATGCCACATACAAAATCTATGTTTTGTGTATGGAAATACTATCTCAATAGCTTTTTTCATTGCTGGATCTTGATCGGTCACGACCATGATTGGTGCTTTTCCAAAACACTTCAAGAATGACCGAAGTAACCAAATATAGGAATTTGTATCTTCTCTACACAACAAACCAGCTCCAAAAGTGACGCACCTTTTGTGATTATCAATGCCAGTAAAAGGTACAAATACCATACAATacctaaaaaaacacaaaaaaaatatcattagaatatataactaaaaatgtTTATATTTCTATAATAAATACCTGTTTGTACGATATGTTGCATCAAACGAAACAACGTCCCCAAATAACTCATAGTTTTGTTTTGAAGTGTCATCAGCCCAAAAGAGAGCATTTAACTGCTTCTTGTCACATCTGTATTCGTATGTAAAATTTGTAACATTCTCTTTACGATTCTGAAGCTTTGTAATCAACAAATTTGCATCAGTTCCCCCGATGTGACAATTTATATCCTTTGTAAAATTTTTCCAATCTATCTCTAGTCCATCAACAAATTCACATCCTCCTTTTATAACGCACATTAGTCTATATGCTGTAGTTGCCCCCACCTTTGCACTCGAAAGCTTATGTATAAAAGCTTGATCAACAACACTCAACTGACGTTTAGCTCTTGAAAGATGCATACAATCTTGATTGATCAATTTGTGGTTGTGTTGTTGTTCAAAGCGCCACAGGTAAACTTCTGAAGAATGTGGTATAGCTTTGAATGCAACAAAAGCTTTGCAATTTGTGCGTTTACAATTACTATTTCTCAATTGCTTATTATGATCATCACTAATTGTGTCTAACATAGAAGTGTTTGGCAATCCCCCTCTATTGCATATAAAATATTTCGAAGTTGTGATTCCACTCTTTTTCCTCTCTGTTGATTTTCTAATATCAAAACCAGATCTTAATGCATATCCTTTATACCACTTAATAGCatcttttatatctttaaaaatTGAACCCAAAGTAGGTATCCAACCAGGTTCAACCACTGGAATCCAAAATAAAGAACCATCAGCTCCAATGAATTCTTTGCAAGATCCATATTCTGCTGCAACATTGTCACTTTGAACTATAAAAAAGAATATACTACCatgttaacatataatcataataatTTGCATTCATATAAATGTAATCATAAAAAACCACAATCTTATATGTGCATTATTCTATAAAGCATAATATGCACTAACATGAACTTATCACCAACATCATTCTATAAAGAATAACCGATATCAGTAACAGAATTACCTTGGATTTCCAATTGATTTCCATCATTATCCAGAATCTCTGAATAACCAGATCTGAATTGATGATTTTCTTCATCGTGATGATCATTTCCGATGTCATTCATATCTAAATCATACATAATTGTTACTACATTAAAAATTGAATGTGTTATATGCAAATAACAATGAAAACAATGATTACCTTTGGTTTCCGATTGATTTTCCTCGTTATAAAGAAACTCTGAATCAGTATAACCGAACTGATGATTTTCTTCATCAACATGATTGTTTTCGATGTCATGCATatccaaatcatccataactgttATCATTATTGATATATCAATGTATGTAAaatattctataagaataacATGCAGTCTCATGAACTTATCACTAAGATGATGTTAATGAAAAACAAA of the Lactuca sativa cultivar Salinas chromosome 6, Lsat_Salinas_v11, whole genome shotgun sequence genome contains:
- the LOC128126761 gene encoding protein FAR1-RELATED SEQUENCE 5-like, coding for MITVMDDLDMHDIENNHVDEENHQFGYTDSEFLYNEENQSETKDMNDIGNDHHDEENHQFRSGYSEILDNDGNQLEIQVQSDNVAAEYGSCKEFIGADGSLFWIPVVEPGWIPTLGSIFKDIKDAIKWYKGYALRSGFDIRKSTERKKSGITTSKYFICNRGGLPNTSMLDTISDDHNKQLRNSNCKRTNCKAFVAFKAIPHSSEVYLWRFEQQHNHKLINQDCMHLSRAKRQLSVVDQAFIHKLSSAKVGATTAYRLMCVIKGGCEFVDGLEIDWKNFTKDINCHIGGTDANLLITKLQNRKENVTNFTYEYRCDKKQLNALFWADDTSKQNYELFGDVVSFDATYRTNRYCMVFVPFTGIDNHKRCVTFGAGLLCREDTNSYIWLLRSFLKCFGKAPIMVVTDQDPAMKKAIEIVFPYTKHRFCMWHITSKLPLKVSWETMNESDFKADFNSIVWDSKIAVNDFEMRWDALMVKYKLQDNKWMKDMFDLRSSWIPAYFKDVPMSGLMRTTSRSESENSAFNRVSHHGYTLNNFMNAFESVMERQRNNQIKFDFDTSTIIPIIKTPLEDMEKHASMVYTRTIFLMVQREILHSLVSCSQKSVTSGVVSDICIVKHKRTNISKKKVVVEKKEKVDIDSEWNFNTSEGDFEVEFNREDLTVKCSCMLFERFGIFCRHIFCILKIYDIQEIPSRYILKRWRRDIIPTTVLKRTFRYSDSSGNVEKVTYKAFSMLDQCLSSLSNDDKKLEEFMQKLEVFMTDIGEQGSDKVPVTKEDHIDKLYGATTNPEVVDVENPPMVKNKGSGTGKRLKSALEKATIQGNKQSRSCKTCGVKGHNSRKCLTLLNKSKVQSA